The Vidua macroura isolate BioBank_ID:100142 chromosome 4, ASM2450914v1, whole genome shotgun sequence genome window below encodes:
- the LOC128806343 gene encoding vasotocin-neurophysin VT-like, with the protein MAEPSLPLSFLCLLALSSACYIQNCPRGGKRALADAALRQCMPCGPGNRGNCFGPGICCGAELGCYLGTAETRRCQEEDYLPSPCQAGGQPCGAGGRCAAPGICCTAETCATDSGCLDEGSDGAQEAAEEKNLTVLDGSAGDLLLKLMHLANRQQQQGKHPLL; encoded by the exons ATGGCAGAGCCTTCGCTgcccctctccttcctctgcctcctgGCCTTGTCCTCCGCCTGCTACATCCAGAACTGCCCCCGGGGCGGGAAGCGGGCGCTGGCCGACGCAGCTCTCCGACAG TGCATGCCCTGCGGTCCCGGCAACAGAGGGAACTGCTTCGGGCCCGGCATCTGCTGCGGCGCGGAGCTGGGCTGCTACCTGGGCACGGCGGAGACGCGGCGCTGCCAGGAGGAGGATTACCTGCCCTCGCCCTGCCAGGCCGGCGGGCAGCCCTGCGGCGCCGGGGGCCGCTGCGCCGCGCCCGGCATCTGCTGCACCGCCG AGACGTGCGCCACGGACAGCGGCTGCCTGGACGAGGGCAGCGACGGCGCTCAGGAGGCGGCGGAGGAGAAGAACCTGACGGTGCTGGATGGCTCGGCCGGAGATCTGCTCCTCAAGCTCATGCACTTGGCAAaccggcagcagcagcagggcaagcACCCCCTGCTCTGA